The Sphingosinicella humi genome has a window encoding:
- a CDS encoding methylated-DNA--[protein]-cysteine S-methyltransferase, translating into MDRPGFALFDTAIGCCALVWRGGLIIGAALPGASKAETRRFLDRRFPDAREADPPEFARTAIAAIQRLLSGSQEDLSFIQLDLSEAPEFERRVYAAARSIPPGEVRTYGELAEAIGSPGSARAVGRALGRNPVPIIIPCHRILASAGGSGGFSAPGGVSTKLKMLEIEGARRSAEPELFESLPWMAKPTP; encoded by the coding sequence ATGGACCGGCCCGGCTTCGCGCTCTTCGACACAGCCATAGGCTGCTGCGCCCTTGTCTGGCGCGGCGGCTTGATCATCGGTGCCGCCCTTCCGGGAGCCTCCAAGGCCGAGACCCGCCGGTTTCTCGACCGGCGTTTTCCCGACGCGCGCGAAGCCGATCCGCCCGAATTCGCCCGCACGGCGATCGCGGCCATTCAGCGCCTGTTGAGCGGATCGCAGGAGGACCTCTCCTTCATCCAACTGGATCTCTCCGAGGCGCCCGAATTCGAGCGGCGCGTCTATGCCGCGGCCCGGTCGATCCCTCCTGGAGAGGTCAGGACCTATGGCGAACTCGCCGAGGCGATCGGGTCTCCCGGCTCGGCGCGGGCCGTCGGACGCGCGCTCGGCCGCAACCCGGTGCCGATCATCATACCTTGCCATCGCATCCTCGCCAGCGCCGGCGGCAGCGGCGGCTTTTCCGCGCCCGGGGGTGTTTCGACGAAGCTCAAGATGCTGGAGATAGAGGGCGCGAGGCGAAGCGCGGAGCCGGAGCTGTTCGAAAGCCTGCCCTGGATGGCCAAACCGACTCCCTAG